One region of Tumebacillus amylolyticus genomic DNA includes:
- a CDS encoding PIG-L family deacetylase, whose translation MQAGKGWRAGLLATMLLGGMLLVPPQTTQAADLMRNMADANHVLQQAPPKRLLVIAPHPDDASLAAVAMIRQTQNSGGQVRIVVMTNGDGFRGAAAQLFGIKHPDGADMRRLGEIRQREELQAAARMGLSQRDVTFLGYPDAGLHRLWLTYWNPTKPFQAMNGSSAVPYLNAYHPHAPYCGLSVVNDLRKLLDEYRPTDVLYPDPHDVHRDHWATSAFTQYALTAEADDLKPREWNYLIHYPEFPDPRRYRPNAPLTHPSHLTDVGVAWLSLPLSKQVETDKHAAILAHTSQIHMMKNLLESFVRTNDLLSIYSVPTFPQRTLQRIELDDIGDQKAPLHARSADIREVLAAAHADTVQIAIQTADTLRPEDECKLYLRIPERGELLELSDQNKYHLQTLGVTWSKHGNQALCTLPRTLFHGAKTVLISTELTCNGQRADNTAWRRFHLS comes from the coding sequence GTGCAAGCAGGCAAGGGATGGCGCGCAGGACTTTTGGCAACGATGCTGCTCGGCGGAATGCTGCTGGTTCCACCGCAAACCACGCAAGCGGCAGACCTCATGAGGAACATGGCCGACGCAAACCACGTCTTGCAACAAGCACCGCCGAAGCGTTTGCTCGTGATCGCCCCTCATCCGGACGACGCCTCGCTGGCCGCCGTGGCGATGATTCGCCAAACACAGAACAGCGGCGGACAAGTCCGAATCGTCGTGATGACCAACGGAGACGGATTCCGAGGGGCGGCCGCTCAATTATTCGGAATCAAACACCCCGACGGAGCAGACATGCGGCGTTTGGGAGAAATTCGTCAACGAGAAGAACTGCAAGCGGCGGCCCGCATGGGGTTGAGCCAACGAGATGTGACGTTTCTCGGCTATCCGGACGCCGGCCTGCATCGGCTGTGGCTCACGTATTGGAACCCGACGAAACCCTTTCAAGCGATGAACGGTTCGAGCGCCGTCCCCTATCTGAACGCCTACCACCCCCACGCTCCCTATTGCGGGCTTTCCGTTGTAAACGACTTGCGCAAACTGCTGGACGAATACCGCCCGACCGATGTGCTCTACCCGGACCCGCATGATGTGCATCGCGATCATTGGGCAACTTCGGCTTTTACCCAATACGCATTGACGGCCGAGGCGGACGACCTCAAACCGCGCGAGTGGAATTATCTCATCCATTATCCCGAGTTTCCCGACCCGCGCCGGTACCGCCCGAACGCCCCGCTGACCCACCCGTCCCATCTGACAGACGTCGGAGTGGCGTGGTTGTCCTTGCCGCTCTCCAAGCAAGTCGAAACGGACAAACATGCTGCGATCTTGGCGCACACCTCGCAGATTCACATGATGAAAAATTTATTGGAGTCGTTCGTGCGCACCAACGATCTCCTCTCTATCTACTCGGTTCCGACGTTCCCGCAACGGACGTTGCAACGAATCGAACTCGACGACATCGGCGACCAAAAAGCTCCGCTGCACGCCCGCTCCGCCGATATCCGCGAAGTGCTGGCGGCCGCGCATGCAGACACCGTTCAGATCGCCATCCAAACGGCCGACACCCTGCGTCCCGAAGATGAATGTAAGCTGTACTTACGGATACCGGAGCGTGGTGAACTCCTTGAGCTGAGCGATCAAAATAAGTACCACTTACAAACGCTCGGTGTCACATGGTCGAAACACGGCAATCAAGCTCTCTGCACGTTGCCGCGCACCTTGTTCCACGGGGCCAAAACCGTCCTGATCTCCACGGAACTTACTTGTAATGGACAACGCGCCGACAACACCGCTTGGCGACGGTTCCATCTCTCCTGA
- a CDS encoding DUF3905 domain-containing protein — protein MAEQNDKQVSERRERKLRSVDDNALNAPWRNTPLDNWSKDTDPSILSGDQYVDNDHDLGTTRRENLERLAGQRNPVAAPFMHPTHDTSMNNGDDELYYGDSNNVNK, from the coding sequence ATGGCAGAGCAAAACGACAAGCAGGTAAGCGAACGCCGAGAGCGCAAATTGCGTTCTGTGGATGACAACGCCTTGAACGCACCGTGGCGCAATACGCCGCTAGACAACTGGAGCAAAGACACCGATCCGTCGATTCTGTCCGGTGATCAGTATGTCGACAATGACCATGACCTGGGCACGACACGCCGTGAGAACTTGGAGCGGTTGGCGGGTCAGCGCAATCCGGTCGCGGCTCCCTTCATGCATCCCACGCACGATACGTCGATGAACAACGGGGATGACGAACTGTATTACGGGGACTCCAACAACGTGAACAAGTAA
- a CDS encoding M23 family metallopeptidase: MNQWLKGRLWMPLFLTLALLPPLPAKASQPDTAEGGEDLPVLTQPQEELPVLYKVEKQTRVPWYFLAAVNQYEMGIHWQKNRQNPNPSTIKIEVPVDKWRGPVNPQMEDNNPMTIKLFGGIGLDGNGDKKADRTDPVDELFTMAKFLGRDGSDEESVRRALWDYYQDGTVVDRITGFAHIFQSEGTLEIKGNSFPIPLRYNYSYRSTWGDARGWGGRRSHEGCDIFANTGTPVLSTAYGVVEVAGWNKFGGWRIGIRDLNNVYHYYAHLSGFEKGMKRGSLVKPGQVIGYVGSSGYGRPGTSGKFAPHLHYGMYRDTGAREWAFDPTPHLRKWEREDRTAKKKKK; encoded by the coding sequence ATGAACCAATGGCTGAAAGGCCGGTTGTGGATGCCGCTGTTCTTGACGCTTGCCCTCCTCCCACCCCTTCCGGCAAAAGCGTCCCAGCCGGACACAGCTGAGGGAGGAGAGGACCTGCCCGTTCTGACGCAGCCGCAAGAAGAATTGCCGGTCCTGTACAAAGTCGAGAAACAAACCCGTGTGCCGTGGTACTTTCTCGCGGCCGTCAATCAATACGAGATGGGTATTCATTGGCAGAAGAACCGCCAGAATCCCAACCCCTCGACCATCAAAATCGAAGTACCCGTCGACAAATGGCGCGGCCCCGTCAACCCGCAGATGGAAGACAACAATCCGATGACGATCAAACTGTTCGGCGGCATCGGACTGGACGGCAACGGGGACAAAAAAGCCGACCGGACCGACCCGGTCGACGAACTGTTCACGATGGCGAAGTTTCTCGGACGCGACGGTTCAGATGAAGAGTCTGTGCGCCGCGCGCTCTGGGACTATTACCAAGACGGGACGGTCGTCGACCGCATCACCGGATTCGCCCACATCTTCCAATCGGAAGGCACGCTTGAGATCAAAGGCAACTCGTTTCCCATCCCCTTGCGCTACAACTATTCGTATCGCTCGACATGGGGAGATGCCCGCGGTTGGGGCGGCCGTCGTTCGCATGAAGGCTGCGATATTTTTGCCAACACCGGCACGCCGGTACTGTCCACGGCATACGGCGTCGTAGAAGTCGCGGGTTGGAACAAATTTGGCGGATGGCGCATCGGGATTCGCGACTTGAACAACGTGTATCACTACTATGCACATCTCAGCGGATTTGAAAAAGGGATGAAGCGCGGGTCGCTCGTCAAACCGGGCCAAGTGATCGGCTATGTAGGCTCCTCCGGATACGGCCGTCCGGGCACGTCCGGCAAGTTTGCGCCGCACTTGCACTATGGGATGTACCGCGACACCGGGGCTCGTGAATGGGCGTTCGATCCGACTCCGCACCTGCGCAAGTGGGAACGCGAAGACAGGACCGCCAAGAAGAAAAAGAAATGA
- a CDS encoding DUF47 domain-containing protein, whose translation MLRLGPKNDVFFDLLEQEVDNLQRGAKLFVELMENYTNVEAKFDGIQDIEHKGDAITRQIMEKLNSTFVTPIEREDISALAFTLDEILDIITGVADRCVLYRIGKPTPEMIALSKAMEGASDELVKLIHMLRELKYDRIQESAKRVKKWEMESDQIYRHAVARLLNDETHSPIYVIKWKEIYEKLEDGVDFCEDVSNLVEGVVLKNA comes from the coding sequence ATGCTGCGTTTGGGACCGAAGAACGACGTGTTTTTTGACTTGTTGGAGCAAGAAGTGGACAACCTGCAACGCGGAGCGAAGTTGTTTGTAGAATTGATGGAGAACTACACCAATGTGGAAGCTAAATTTGACGGCATCCAAGATATTGAACATAAAGGCGATGCGATCACCCGTCAGATCATGGAGAAATTGAACTCCACCTTCGTAACGCCGATCGAGCGCGAGGACATCTCGGCGCTGGCGTTTACGCTCGACGAGATTCTCGACATCATCACCGGGGTAGCCGACCGCTGCGTGCTGTACCGCATCGGCAAACCGACGCCGGAAATGATTGCGCTGTCCAAAGCGATGGAAGGCGCGAGCGACGAGTTGGTCAAATTGATCCACATGTTGCGCGAACTGAAGTACGACCGTATCCAAGAATCGGCGAAGCGCGTGAAGAAATGGGAGATGGAATCGGACCAGATCTACCGCCACGCGGTGGCACGCCTCCTGAACGACGAAACGCACTCCCCGATCTATGTGATCAAATGGAAGGAAATCTACGAGAAGCTCGAAGACGGCGTGGACTTCTGTGAGGACGTATCGAACTTGGTGGAAGGGGTCGTCTTGAAAAATGCATGA
- a CDS encoding inorganic phosphate transporter: MHDTGMYLIIAVVVLALGFDYINGFHDTANAIATSISTKAMSPKIAILLAASMNLLGALSFTGVAKTIGKGIADPAQLSNGMWIVVAAMVSAIIWNLITWWYGIPSSSSHALIGSLTGAVIASAGFSQINYGGFISILKSLVLSPIIALVLGFIIMLAFLWLFKNFAPAKMTRNFRAFQVLSAAFQAYLHGTNDAQKAMGIITFALVAGGFQDTMDIPLWVKFAAAAAMALGTASGGMRIIRTVGRGIMKMQPVNGFAADVTSAIVIGGATYLKLPVSTTHVISSAIMGVGAAKGFNKVKWDVAGRIVMTWIITLPLTAVLAALVYWVLSIFF, translated from the coding sequence ATGCATGACACCGGCATGTACCTGATCATCGCCGTGGTGGTCTTGGCACTGGGGTTTGACTACATCAACGGCTTCCACGACACAGCGAACGCAATCGCGACTTCGATTTCGACCAAAGCGATGAGCCCGAAAATCGCCATCTTGTTGGCTGCCTCGATGAACTTGCTTGGCGCACTGTCGTTTACGGGCGTCGCCAAAACGATCGGCAAAGGCATCGCGGACCCGGCGCAGCTCTCCAACGGCATGTGGATTGTCGTCGCTGCGATGGTGTCGGCGATCATCTGGAACTTGATCACATGGTGGTACGGAATTCCGTCCTCCTCGTCGCATGCCTTGATCGGTTCACTGACAGGTGCGGTTATCGCATCGGCCGGTTTTTCACAGATCAACTACGGCGGTTTCATTTCGATCTTGAAGTCATTGGTACTTTCTCCGATCATTGCTCTCGTGCTCGGTTTCATCATCATGCTGGCCTTTCTCTGGCTGTTCAAGAACTTTGCTCCGGCCAAGATGACGCGCAATTTCCGCGCGTTCCAAGTGCTCTCTGCTGCGTTCCAAGCCTATCTGCACGGAACCAACGACGCACAGAAAGCGATGGGGATCATCACGTTCGCTCTCGTGGCGGGCGGGTTCCAAGACACGATGGACATTCCGCTTTGGGTTAAGTTTGCGGCGGCAGCTGCGATGGCGCTCGGAACTGCTTCCGGCGGGATGCGCATCATTCGCACCGTCGGGCGGGGAATTATGAAGATGCAGCCGGTGAACGGTTTCGCAGCTGACGTGACGTCTGCGATCGTCATCGGCGGTGCCACGTACTTAAAACTGCCGGTTTCGACGACGCACGTCATTTCGTCGGCGATTATGGGCGTCGGCGCTGCCAAAGGGTTCAACAAAGTAAAGTGGGACGTAGCCGGGCGGATCGTTATGACTTGGATCATCACTCTGCCGCTTACCGCTGTGCTTGCAGCGCTCGTGTACTGGGTGCTCAGCATCTTTTTCTAG
- a CDS encoding DUF169 domain-containing protein has translation MNLLKQYAEELDLYVRTDSFPLGVKVFQDDAAIPAKVKRPLRDLGNRITICQGISMARRYGWTIAMSAEDLSCPIALTAFGFEPVLPYYEEGALACGMYVDTPEAGRLTEADVPKFTAEESGTIVVGPLGRLPFEPDTVLVYGNSAQVMRLVAAAQYKRGGSIPSTFSARADCADIVIKTQQTGEPQVILPCYGDRLFGQTQDHEMAFTMPFARMAELSEGLLGTHKGGIRYPIPHFLRYEAEFPATYEKLMELFQEQTPKG, from the coding sequence ATGAACCTGCTTAAACAGTATGCGGAGGAGTTGGATCTCTACGTACGCACCGACAGTTTCCCGTTAGGCGTCAAAGTCTTCCAAGACGATGCGGCGATTCCGGCCAAAGTGAAACGGCCGTTGCGTGACTTGGGGAATCGCATCACGATCTGCCAAGGGATTTCCATGGCGAGACGGTACGGTTGGACGATCGCAATGAGCGCCGAGGACTTGTCCTGTCCCATTGCGTTGACCGCGTTCGGCTTTGAACCGGTATTGCCGTACTACGAAGAGGGCGCCCTCGCTTGCGGCATGTACGTTGATACGCCGGAAGCAGGTCGGCTCACGGAAGCCGATGTGCCGAAGTTCACCGCAGAGGAGAGCGGCACGATCGTCGTGGGACCGCTCGGCCGTTTGCCGTTTGAACCGGATACGGTGCTGGTGTACGGCAATTCGGCGCAAGTGATGCGTCTGGTCGCAGCGGCGCAATACAAGCGCGGAGGTTCGATCCCGTCGACATTCTCGGCACGGGCCGATTGTGCAGACATCGTGATCAAAACCCAACAGACCGGCGAGCCGCAAGTGATCTTGCCCTGCTACGGAGATCGTTTGTTTGGACAGACCCAAGACCACGAGATGGCGTTCACAATGCCGTTCGCGCGCATGGCGGAGCTATCGGAGGGTTTGCTTGGCACGCACAAGGGCGGCATTCGCTACCCGATTCCGCACTTCCTGCGCTACGAAGCGGAGTTCCCGGCCACCTACGAGAAACTGATGGAGCTGTTTCAAGAACAAACACCGAAAGGGTGA
- a CDS encoding DUF2621 family protein — MKFEANAKSLLDDLVAPFPFLMRPLAKKMIEGKVVEEAKKAGHEQAQIDDVVRGYIIVGLSRGNEPEKIKSSLNGKIEDVSKFDDLFVQA, encoded by the coding sequence ATGAAATTTGAAGCAAATGCAAAGTCTCTGTTGGATGATCTGGTGGCCCCGTTCCCGTTCTTGATGCGACCGCTTGCCAAGAAAATGATCGAAGGCAAAGTCGTGGAAGAAGCGAAAAAAGCAGGTCACGAACAAGCGCAAATCGATGACGTGGTGCGAGGTTACATCATCGTCGGTCTCTCCCGCGGCAACGAGCCGGAGAAGATCAAATCTTCGCTCAACGGGAAAATCGAGGACGTTTCGAAGTTCGACGACCTCTTCGTGCAAGCGTAA
- a CDS encoding DUF2621 family protein yields MEYTKTSKELLDELLSPIPFMVRPMAKKMIEKQIFAEAQKANHSTVEDEDVLRGYIIAGAKKEADRDRMKKFLTDKGYDLAQYEELFSVEA; encoded by the coding sequence GTGGAATATACGAAAACTTCAAAGGAACTGCTCGACGAACTTCTCAGCCCGATCCCGTTCATGGTACGCCCGATGGCGAAGAAGATGATCGAGAAACAAATTTTCGCGGAAGCTCAAAAAGCGAACCACAGTACGGTGGAGGACGAAGACGTCCTTCGCGGCTACATCATCGCCGGTGCCAAGAAGGAAGCAGACCGCGACCGTATGAAAAAATTCCTGACCGACAAAGGATACGACCTCGCGCAATACGAGGAACTGTTCTCCGTCGAAGCATAA